Proteins encoded in a region of the Prunus persica cultivar Lovell chromosome G4, Prunus_persica_NCBIv2, whole genome shotgun sequence genome:
- the LOC18781005 gene encoding uncharacterized protein LOC18781005 yields MDRSLAEILREECQMVHKGDGGWKSVAYNTAAAILSAQYNIEVSADNIKNRVKTWKRFYAVVSDILSQSGFSWDATKKMITIDEENVWNEYVKSQEDARTFRYKVIANWDDIVDLCGKDRATGEGFENSHIDDVSPNSSCPKKRNQPSSEIRPPKKRGTPNVLADLVAKMASSFKQFINATTQKHDPLEVYDEVNAILELNPDEQLKACTWFIENEKQFLMLKTLPIERKKGMVLMFISPRA; encoded by the exons ATGGATCGTTCATTAGCAGAGATACTTAGAGAAGAATGCCAAATGGTTCACAAAGGAGATGGTGGTTGGAAATCAGTTGCTTATAACACTGCTGCAGCCATATTGTCTGCCCAATATAATATTGAAGTAAGTGCTGATAACATTAAAAATCGTGTCAAGACATGGAAAAGGTTTTATGCTGTAGTCAGTGACATATTAAGTCAGAGTGGATTTAGTTGGGATGCAACAAAAAAGATGATCActatagatgaagagaatgttTGGAATGAGTATGTGAAG TCTCAGGAAGATGCTAGAACTTTTCGATATAAAGTAATTGCAAATTGGGATGATATAGTGGATTTATGTGGCAAAGATAGAGCTACTGGAGAGG GTTTTGAGAATTCTCACATTGATGATGTCTCACCCAATTCTAGCTgtccaaagaaaagaaatcaacCATCTTCTGAAATTCGCCCACCAAAGAAAAGAGGTACTCCTAATGTTCTTGCTGATTTAGTGGCTAAAATGGCTTCATCGTTCAAACAATTTATCAATGCTACCACACAAAAGCATGATCCATTAGAAGTATATGATGAAGTTAATGCAATTCTAGAACTTAATCCAGATGAACAATTGAAGGCATGCACTTGGTTTatagaaaatgagaaacaatTTCTCATGTTGAAGACACTTCCAATTGAGAGAAAAAAGGGAATGGTGTTGATGTTTATTTCACCAAGGGCATAG
- the LOC109948678 gene encoding uncharacterized protein LOC109948678 produces MSIILGTITSVIAIVVAWYNETYLVKEPSLDWDQERRCYLNRLYNGREVDCIEQLRVSKNAFKSLCTILHGKGGLTPTRNVSIEESVAIFLNILAHNLKFTVIGFDYYRSKETISRQFNSVLHAMMRISEEYLKLHPCAISGSERDKWKRFENCIGALDGTHILVTMSAEDRPRY; encoded by the exons ATGTCAATTATTCTTGGTACCATTACATCTGTCATTGCTATAGTTGTAGCATGGTATAATGAAACTTATCTAGTCAAAGAGCCTTCACTTGATTGGGATCAAGAAAGACGATGTTACTTGAACCGTCTGTATAATGGGAGGGAGGTTGACTGTATTGAACAATTACGAGTTagcaagaatgcatttaaGAGTTTATGCACTATTTTGCATGGGAAGGGTGGATTGACTCCAACAAGAAATGTTTCAATTGAAGAGTCTGTGGctattttcttaaatataCTTGCTCACAACTTGAAGTTTACGGTCATTGGTTTTGATTATTATCGCTCTAAAGAAACAATTAGTCGACAATTTAATAGTGTGTTGCATGCTATGATGAGAATAAGTGAAGAGTACTTGAAACTTCATCCATGTGCTATAAGTGGATCAGAAAGAGACAAGTGGAAGCGGTTTGAG AATTGTATAGGGGCATTAGATGGAACTCACATTCTAGTAACAATGTCTGCTGAGGACAGACCAAGATATTGA